One Pantoea trifolii DNA segment encodes these proteins:
- a CDS encoding oxidoreductase codes for MSDKHLFQSGTLNRLALKNRIMVAPMTRISASVDGIPGERMQHYYQRFVRGGFSAIITEGLYIDEAWSQTYAFQAGLVNAKQSAGWRAITDRIHQRGGKIIAQLMHAGAISQGNIYRSDTLAPSAIQPRGEQLGFYHGHGAYPLPREMDEEQIQQVIDSFAHTAARAIGEAGFDGIEIHGANGYLLDQFFTDYTNQRSDRWGGDIVARLSLTLAVIAAVRQRVGHDVTLGIRLSQGKVNDFQHKWREGEAGARQVFAAIAQAGVDYLHLTEYDALQPAFADSPLSLVQIARQAAPNLPIIANGALSDASTAAQALEQGADYVSIGKSALANPDWPMRIRDAVELRVFDKNLLAPSADVKNCELV; via the coding sequence ATGAGTGATAAACATCTTTTTCAGAGCGGGACACTGAACCGGCTGGCGCTGAAAAATCGCATCATGGTGGCGCCCATGACGCGCATCTCCGCCAGCGTCGACGGCATACCGGGCGAGCGTATGCAGCACTATTATCAGCGCTTCGTGCGCGGCGGCTTTAGCGCCATCATTACCGAAGGCCTTTATATCGATGAAGCCTGGTCGCAAACCTATGCTTTTCAGGCCGGGCTGGTTAACGCCAAACAGAGCGCTGGCTGGCGCGCAATCACCGATCGCATACATCAGCGCGGCGGCAAAATCATTGCGCAATTGATGCATGCCGGGGCGATATCGCAGGGCAACATTTATCGTTCAGACACGCTCGCGCCCTCAGCGATCCAGCCGCGCGGAGAACAGCTCGGTTTCTATCACGGTCATGGCGCCTATCCGCTGCCGCGTGAAATGGATGAAGAGCAGATCCAGCAGGTGATCGACAGCTTTGCGCATACGGCGGCGCGGGCAATTGGCGAAGCGGGTTTTGATGGCATCGAAATTCATGGCGCAAACGGCTATCTGCTTGACCAGTTCTTCACCGATTACACCAATCAGCGCAGCGATCGCTGGGGCGGCGATATCGTGGCACGTTTATCTCTGACGCTGGCGGTGATCGCCGCAGTGCGCCAGCGCGTAGGGCATGATGTTACGCTGGGAATTCGCCTCTCGCAGGGCAAAGTGAATGATTTCCAGCACAAATGGCGTGAAGGCGAAGCGGGCGCGCGTCAGGTTTTCGCCGCGATCGCTCAGGCCGGCGTGGATTATCTGCATCTGACAGAATATGACGCGCTGCAACCGGCGTTTGCCGATTCGCCGCTGTCGCTTGTACAAATTGCGCGTCAGGCGGCACCGAATTTGCCGATTATCGCCAATGGTGCGTTAAGTGATGCCAGCACGGCGGCGCAGGCGCTGGAGCAGGGCGCGGATTATGTGTCGATTGGCAAAAGCGCACTGGCGAATCCCGACTGGCCGATGCGGATTCGTGATGCTGTGGAGCTGCGCGTCTTTGATAAAAATCTGCTAGCGCCGTCTGCGGATGTGAAAAACTGCGAGTTGGTTTGA
- a CDS encoding ParB/Srx family N-terminal domain-containing protein encodes MRTPWSILALLWSAGQASAALPADIKAGDIVQVQLAQLHPTQAAIGYRQLDYKQHRYEAEPKKLFDDYCESMGQKGVDKFDSQSRLSQPSSFRCKAPVGSEPGPMKTAVIAPDNVLYLTDGHHTFSNFADIAGLNTPVQVRITNDFRRLKTMSAFWQKMEAAHLVWLDTPSGKIQPDALPKELGRQHMQNDEYRSLVYFVRDIGFDKEQNPPPFLEFYWGKWLETQLPLKNFDLNNRSGYAKAIETIAEKMTSVPKDTVIAHSDSGPLTADRLGARKKVNLKKLEKLVSDDGKLTWAFAQ; translated from the coding sequence ATGAGAACACCGTGGTCAATACTGGCGCTGTTGTGGTCAGCCGGACAGGCATCCGCCGCGCTGCCCGCCGACATCAAAGCCGGTGATATTGTGCAAGTGCAGTTAGCGCAGCTTCATCCGACGCAGGCCGCGATTGGCTATCGTCAGCTGGATTACAAACAGCATCGTTATGAAGCCGAACCGAAAAAACTGTTTGATGATTATTGCGAAAGCATGGGGCAGAAAGGCGTCGATAAATTTGATAGTCAATCACGTCTCTCGCAGCCCAGCAGCTTCCGCTGTAAAGCGCCGGTCGGCAGCGAACCTGGCCCGATGAAAACGGCGGTGATTGCACCGGATAACGTGCTTTACCTCACCGATGGTCATCATACTTTCAGTAATTTCGCTGATATCGCCGGTCTTAACACACCGGTGCAGGTACGCATTACTAATGACTTCCGCAGACTGAAAACCATGTCCGCCTTCTGGCAAAAAATGGAAGCGGCACATCTGGTGTGGCTGGACACGCCATCAGGCAAAATCCAACCGGATGCGCTGCCGAAAGAACTGGGCCGCCAGCATATGCAGAATGATGAATATCGCTCGCTGGTCTATTTCGTGCGCGACATTGGTTTTGATAAAGAGCAGAACCCGCCGCCGTTCCTCGAATTCTATTGGGGCAAATGGCTGGAAACGCAGCTCCCGCTGAAGAACTTTGACCTCAATAACCGCAGTGGTTACGCCAAAGCGATCGAAACCATCGCTGAGAAGATGACCAGCGTGCCGAAAGACACGGTGATTGCGCACAGCGATAGCGGCCCGCTGACGGCGGATCGACTAGGCGCACGCAAGAAAGTGAACTTGAAGAAGCTGGAAAAGCTGGTCTCCGATGACGGCAAATTGACGTGGGCCTTTGCACAATAA
- a CDS encoding DapH/DapD/GlmU-related protein, with amino-acid sequence MALAAVQPAKLQHTVIDPSVRMRETQIGAQCEVLAETYIEYSELGDFSYLGEHCCVADAQIGRFTAIANHVRIGAPNHPMDRVSQHRFTYCPEYYDGQAERDNGFFAERRADRVIIGNDVWIGHGVIVLPGVTVGDGAVLAAGAVVTKDVPPYTIVGGVPAKVIRARFAADIAAQLQAIAWWNWPLEKLMTNLTDFQSSDLRAFCQRHGS; translated from the coding sequence ATGGCACTCGCTGCTGTGCAACCGGCAAAACTGCAACACACCGTTATCGATCCCAGCGTGCGTATGCGCGAAACCCAAATTGGCGCGCAATGTGAAGTGCTGGCCGAAACCTATATCGAATACAGCGAACTCGGCGATTTCTCCTATCTCGGTGAGCACTGCTGTGTCGCCGATGCGCAGATTGGACGCTTTACCGCCATTGCCAATCATGTGCGGATTGGCGCGCCCAATCATCCGATGGATCGCGTTTCGCAGCACCGTTTCACCTACTGCCCGGAATACTACGATGGGCAGGCGGAGCGCGATAATGGCTTCTTTGCCGAGCGACGCGCCGATCGTGTGATTATTGGTAATGACGTGTGGATTGGGCATGGCGTGATCGTGCTGCCGGGTGTCACGGTGGGGGATGGCGCGGTGCTGGCGGCCGGTGCGGTGGTGACGAAAGATGTACCGCCTTACACCATTGTCGGTGGCGTGCCAGCCAAAGTGATCCGTGCGCGTTTCGCTGCGGATATTGCCGCGCAACTGCAGGCAATTGCCTGGTGGAACTGGCCGCTGGAGAAATTGATGACGAATCTGACGGATTTCCAATCATCCGATCTCCGCGCCTTCTGCCAGCGACACGGCAGCTAA
- a CDS encoding GT-D fold domain-containing glycosyltransferase, with the protein MISADFFYRKLRFPFKLTHAAFKFPVANARARQYPVMSPEQTIDLLLNNDKLSVSRYGDGELEMTLFKNIGFQSFDERLSIRLKEILRRGSQPKNPCLLCMPDAFRGTSNMRFGSALFWFFHKAFYFRHYEALLKKDYRYGNTSVTRPYHDYKDKQQAARVFNKFRQLFSDKKILIVEGSGTRLGIGNDLLDGAREIKRITTLNRNAFSVYNDLYSAVLAHARDYDMVLMSLGPTATVLAYDLSQHGIRCIDTGHIDIEYEWMRSAARDKVQVAGKNVNEVGVLLIDDARDADEHYRQQILLHVGLQQEAVLSAMVVHPPV; encoded by the coding sequence ATGATTAGCGCAGATTTCTTTTATCGTAAATTACGTTTTCCTTTTAAACTCACACACGCTGCTTTTAAATTTCCCGTTGCCAATGCGCGTGCCCGGCAATATCCGGTGATGTCGCCTGAGCAAACCATTGACCTGCTGCTCAACAACGACAAGCTCTCCGTAAGCCGCTATGGCGATGGCGAACTGGAAATGACCTTGTTCAAGAATATCGGTTTTCAATCTTTCGATGAACGTCTCTCTATTCGCCTTAAAGAGATATTACGTCGCGGAAGCCAGCCGAAGAATCCCTGCTTATTATGTATGCCGGATGCCTTTCGCGGCACCTCAAATATGCGTTTTGGTTCGGCCCTATTCTGGTTTTTTCATAAAGCGTTCTATTTCCGCCATTATGAAGCGTTATTAAAGAAAGATTATCGCTACGGTAATACCTCTGTTACGCGTCCCTATCATGACTATAAGGATAAGCAGCAGGCTGCTCGCGTTTTTAATAAATTCCGGCAACTGTTCAGCGACAAAAAGATATTAATTGTCGAAGGCAGCGGCACGCGTCTCGGCATCGGTAACGATCTGCTTGATGGCGCGCGGGAGATTAAGCGCATCACCACGCTCAATCGCAATGCCTTCTCGGTCTACAACGATCTCTACAGCGCCGTCCTGGCGCACGCACGCGATTACGATATGGTGCTGATGTCGCTCGGCCCCACCGCAACGGTGCTGGCTTACGATCTCAGCCAGCATGGCATTCGCTGTATTGATACCGGCCACATTGATATCGAGTACGAATGGATGCGCAGTGCCGCGCGTGACAAGGTGCAGGTGGCTGGCAAGAACGTCAATGAAGTGGGCGTGTTGCTCATCGACGATGCGCGTGACGCCGATGAGCATTATCGCCAGCAGATTTTGCTGCATGTCGGACTGCAACAGGAAGCGGTGCTGTCGGCAATGGTAGTGCATCCGCCGGTCTAA
- a CDS encoding membrane-bound PQQ-dependent dehydrogenase, glucose/quinate/shikimate family, protein MVNKLTSIVLAILAIALLYMGGKLLMLGGSAFYALMAVGLLITAILLFRNQRSALALYAVLMWITLAWIIWEVGFDKWQWIPRGDLFGVIGLWLAMPWVVKPLYRGERRFHGFLGGTVIIMIVVVIGLCFYDPIPQQGTISNAREQNSEQGAANDWTAYGGSSDGLRFSSLNQISKENVKNLEVAWTYHTGDLRQDADASEYTFEATPLKANGMLYFCTPHNEVHALDPETGAVKWKFTPNKDRSYLQQHQTCRGVSYYQETPVAAQDSAANPAICRKRIFNATTDAQLIALDADTGKPCADFGQNGVVDLHANMGEVRPHALMQTAAPLVAGKLVIVGGSVMDNGFNSGNPSGVIRAYDVQSGRLVWNFDPANPQNTAPIAAGQNYPQDTPVAWGTLSADLKNGLVYVPFGNASPDEVGIERDPNSNTEKFRDALVALDLQTGAFKWRYQSSNHDLWDRDNPSQPSLVDIDYQGQKQPVVILPTKTGNLFVLNRLTGQPVYPVNQVKVSTEGGVAGEKFAATQPVSSLNFIPQPLTEKAMWGITPFDQMSCRMDFRSLRYDGNPWTPATEAGSLIFPGNIGVFNWGSVAVDPQRQMLIAAPVRLAYKYNLIKRSEQTATERLFTKDGTPYWNENFHGDYAIHIQQLASGLGIPCVAPPWGRMVGVDLKTGKTEWLRRVGVTKNLKTSFLPGRFPIGFPMGMVAHGGPLLTAGDLVFHGATADNFFRAYDSTTGELLWQTELSAGAQATPSTFMGKDGKQYVVIAAGGHGSLGTQAGDSVVAFRLK, encoded by the coding sequence ATGGTTAACAAACTAACCAGTATCGTGCTCGCGATTCTGGCGATTGCCTTGCTGTACATGGGCGGCAAGCTGTTAATGCTGGGCGGCAGCGCCTTCTATGCGCTGATGGCGGTGGGCTTACTCATTACCGCAATTTTATTGTTCCGCAACCAGCGCAGCGCGCTGGCGCTGTATGCGGTGCTGATGTGGATTACGCTCGCCTGGATTATCTGGGAAGTGGGCTTTGATAAATGGCAGTGGATCCCACGCGGTGACCTGTTCGGCGTCATTGGCCTTTGGCTGGCGATGCCGTGGGTGGTGAAACCGCTGTATCGCGGCGAACGCCGTTTCCACGGCTTCCTCGGCGGCACCGTGATTATCATGATTGTGGTGGTGATTGGTCTGTGCTTCTACGATCCGATTCCGCAGCAAGGCACCATCAGCAATGCCCGCGAACAGAACAGCGAGCAGGGCGCCGCTAACGACTGGACCGCGTACGGTGGTTCGTCTGACGGCCTGCGTTTCTCATCGCTGAATCAGATCAGCAAAGAGAACGTCAAAAACCTCGAAGTTGCCTGGACATATCACACTGGCGATCTGCGTCAGGATGCGGATGCCAGCGAATACACCTTCGAAGCCACGCCGCTGAAAGCCAACGGCATGCTGTACTTCTGTACGCCGCATAATGAAGTGCACGCGCTTGATCCGGAAACCGGCGCGGTGAAGTGGAAATTCACGCCGAACAAAGATCGCTCTTACCTGCAGCAGCATCAGACCTGTCGCGGCGTAAGCTACTACCAAGAAACCCCGGTTGCCGCGCAGGATAGCGCAGCGAATCCGGCTATCTGCCGTAAGCGTATCTTTAACGCCACCACCGATGCGCAGCTGATTGCGCTGGATGCCGATACCGGTAAACCGTGTGCTGATTTCGGTCAGAACGGTGTGGTTGACCTGCACGCCAACATGGGTGAAGTGCGTCCCCATGCGCTGATGCAAACCGCAGCACCGCTGGTCGCGGGCAAGCTGGTGATCGTTGGCGGTTCCGTGATGGATAACGGCTTCAACAGCGGCAACCCGTCAGGCGTGATTCGTGCGTACGACGTGCAAAGCGGTCGTCTGGTGTGGAACTTTGATCCGGCCAACCCGCAAAACACCGCACCCATCGCTGCCGGTCAAAACTACCCGCAGGACACGCCAGTAGCGTGGGGCACGCTGAGTGCTGACCTGAAAAACGGTTTAGTCTATGTGCCGTTTGGTAACGCTTCACCGGATGAAGTGGGCATTGAGCGCGATCCGAACAGCAACACCGAGAAGTTCCGCGATGCGCTGGTGGCGCTGGATTTGCAAACCGGTGCGTTCAAATGGCGCTATCAGAGTTCCAACCACGATCTGTGGGACCGCGATAATCCGTCACAGCCTTCGCTGGTGGACATCGATTATCAGGGCCAGAAGCAGCCTGTGGTGATCCTGCCGACCAAAACCGGCAACCTGTTTGTGCTGAACCGTCTTACTGGCCAGCCGGTGTATCCGGTAAACCAGGTGAAGGTCTCCACTGAAGGTGGCGTCGCGGGTGAGAAATTTGCCGCGACCCAGCCGGTTTCCAGCCTGAACTTCATCCCGCAGCCGTTGACTGAGAAGGCAATGTGGGGCATCACGCCGTTTGACCAGATGTCATGCCGCATGGATTTCCGTAGCCTGCGCTATGATGGCAATCCGTGGACGCCAGCGACCGAAGCCGGTTCACTGATCTTCCCTGGCAATATTGGTGTGTTCAACTGGGGTTCTGTTGCCGTCGATCCGCAGCGTCAAATGCTGATTGCCGCGCCAGTGCGTCTGGCTTACAAGTACAACCTGATCAAACGCAGCGAGCAGACCGCCACCGAGCGCCTGTTCACCAAAGATGGCACGCCATACTGGAACGAAAACTTCCACGGTGATTACGCGATTCATATCCAGCAGTTGGCCTCTGGCCTGGGTATTCCGTGCGTTGCGCCACCTTGGGGCCGCATGGTGGGCGTGGATCTGAAGACCGGTAAAACCGAATGGCTGCGTCGCGTGGGTGTGACCAAAAACCTGAAGACCAGCTTCCTGCCTGGCCGCTTCCCAATCGGTTTCCCGATGGGCATGGTGGCGCACGGTGGTCCATTGCTGACCGCAGGTGATTTGGTGTTCCACGGTGCAACGGCGGATAACTTCTTCCGTGCCTACGACAGCACCACCGGCGAACTGCTGTGGCAAACCGAGCTGAGTGCCGGTGCGCAAGCCACGCCGTCGACCTTTATGGGCAAAGACGGTAAGCAGTACGTGGTGATTGCAGCAGGCGGTCACGGTTCACTCGGCACCCAGGCGGGTGACAGCGTGGTGGCATTCCGTTTGAAGTAA
- a CDS encoding glutamate racemase has product MTIACLHTAASNIAIFDEAAQSLGMSHGSLSHIVMPHLLAEAELTGGMTAPQQHKLEQLLHSLTPWFDAVLITCSTLGPVADGFHAEGHDCPVYRTDRMLADAVHRLPGKSLVLCAAESTLAATRALFCPATLPVEQHPDVQLIPGAWAAFKAGQQEAYLQMIAQAVTDGKQQGANHVALAQVSMAAATRLFSADSQPLTSPQLALKVVRNIS; this is encoded by the coding sequence ATGACCATCGCCTGCCTGCATACCGCCGCCAGCAATATCGCTATTTTCGATGAGGCCGCACAATCATTGGGCATGAGCCACGGCTCACTGAGTCATATTGTGATGCCACATTTGCTGGCGGAAGCGGAGCTGACCGGTGGCATGACTGCGCCGCAGCAGCACAAGCTGGAACAGTTGTTACACAGCCTGACGCCGTGGTTCGACGCGGTTCTGATTACCTGCTCGACGCTGGGGCCGGTTGCTGATGGTTTTCATGCTGAAGGGCATGATTGTCCGGTGTATCGCACCGATCGCATGCTGGCCGATGCGGTGCACCGTTTGCCGGGAAAATCGCTGGTGCTGTGTGCGGCAGAATCCACGCTGGCGGCGACGCGCGCGCTGTTTTGCCCGGCGACGCTGCCAGTCGAACAGCATCCTGACGTGCAGCTGATTCCTGGCGCCTGGGCAGCGTTTAAAGCGGGCCAGCAGGAGGCGTATCTGCAGATGATTGCGCAAGCGGTGACCGACGGGAAACAGCAGGGCGCGAATCACGTGGCGCTGGCCCAGGTTTCTATGGCGGCAGCGACCAGGCTGTTTAGCGCCGATAGTCAGCCATTAACCAGCCCGCAACTTGCGTTGAAGGTGGTACGTAATATTTCGTAG
- a CDS encoding efflux RND transporter periplasmic adaptor subunit — MKNFQRTAIAGLVLLLAACDQNSAPPAGEMTTEVGVNTLHTEPVTLDSQLTGRVVGSMVSEVRPQVDGIIQKRLFTEGDEVKAGQVLYQIDAASYQASYDQAVAQLKNAQALVKSSQLKSARYSALVKENGVSRQDADDALATYQQNVASVDQYRAAVESARINLNYTQIKAPISGRIGISSVTPGALVTSAQTTALATIRALDPIYVDLTQSSVQLLKLKRQQASLQQSSDVVPVTVKLEDGSNYDHPGKLELTEVAVDEATGTVTLRAIFPNPQHELLPGMYVRANVTNGVKNDAILAPQQGITRDAKGNATALVVDKENKVQSREVVTDRVIGNTWLVTSGLNSGDKLIVEGTAKVQAGMTVKAVEVTPNTASSGGQ; from the coding sequence ATGAAGAATTTTCAGCGCACGGCCATCGCCGGGCTGGTGTTATTGCTCGCCGCCTGTGACCAGAACAGCGCCCCGCCAGCGGGCGAGATGACCACCGAAGTCGGCGTGAACACGCTGCATACCGAGCCGGTGACGCTCGATAGCCAGCTCACCGGACGTGTGGTGGGCAGCATGGTGTCGGAAGTGCGTCCGCAGGTGGACGGCATCATCCAGAAGCGCCTGTTTACCGAAGGCGATGAAGTCAAAGCCGGCCAGGTGCTGTATCAAATCGATGCGGCTAGCTATCAGGCCAGTTACGACCAGGCCGTTGCGCAGTTGAAAAATGCGCAGGCGTTAGTCAAAAGCAGCCAGTTAAAATCTGCGCGTTACAGCGCGCTGGTGAAAGAGAATGGCGTGTCGCGTCAGGATGCCGACGATGCGCTGGCAACCTATCAACAGAACGTAGCGTCGGTCGATCAATATCGTGCCGCCGTCGAAAGCGCCCGCATCAACCTCAACTACACGCAAATCAAAGCGCCGATTTCTGGCCGCATCGGCATCTCATCTGTTACGCCGGGCGCGCTGGTGACGTCCGCGCAAACCACCGCGCTGGCGACCATTCGCGCGCTTGATCCCATCTATGTCGATCTCACCCAATCCAGCGTGCAATTGCTGAAACTAAAGCGTCAGCAGGCTTCTCTCCAGCAGAGCAGCGATGTGGTGCCGGTGACGGTAAAACTGGAAGACGGCAGCAACTATGATCATCCTGGCAAGCTGGAGCTGACTGAAGTGGCAGTTGATGAAGCCACCGGAACCGTTACGCTGCGCGCGATTTTCCCCAATCCGCAGCATGAGTTGTTGCCGGGCATGTATGTGCGTGCCAACGTCACCAACGGGGTTAAAAACGATGCGATTCTGGCCCCGCAGCAGGGCATCACGCGCGATGCCAAAGGCAACGCCACGGCGCTGGTGGTGGATAAAGAGAACAAAGTGCAGAGCCGGGAAGTGGTGACCGATCGGGTTATCGGCAACACCTGGCTGGTGACCAGCGGTTTGAACAGCGGCGACAAGCTGATTGTTGAAGGCACCGCCAAAGTACAGGCCGGAATGACGGTGAAAGCGGTTGAAGTGACGCCGAACACCGCCAGCAGCGGAGGCCAATAA
- a CDS encoding efflux transporter outer membrane subunit, with product MSAKLLMVLVPALLSGCVSLDPHYHRPQGAVSSQMPSGDAYRSLQGRQASNYRDLSWQDYVLDAKLRQVVAMALDSSRDLREAVASVKSAHAQYGEERANLFPTISAGVSGTRSRALTGEGNQTAISNSYSAEGSVSAFELDLFGKNQSLTREQYETYLGTLQGARSTRLTVLYNTVDYWLQLAADRSNLAIAKETAESARQSWQVTRKQMENGIASMVDVSSAETTYQSAQADVASYTTLVAQDKNALDLVVGRSVPDNLLPDSIESIGNALREVPAGVSSDALLNRPDVLQAEHNLKSANASIGAARANFFPSITLTGSGGVGSADLSTLFKNGAGIWSFAPSISLPIFQGGYNVSYLKYTKAQKQYYVAAYEKAVQTAFQEVADALARRGTINDQLSSQRSNVAASQTYYHLADLRYRNGVDTYLNALTAQRTLYSARTSLVSTQQAYYLNLITFYKVMGGGTALKESEIMSTQ from the coding sequence ATGTCGGCAAAACTCTTAATGGTGTTAGTTCCCGCGCTGCTGTCGGGTTGTGTCTCGCTCGATCCGCACTATCACCGCCCGCAAGGCGCGGTCAGCAGTCAGATGCCGAGCGGTGATGCCTATCGTTCACTGCAAGGCAGGCAGGCCAGCAACTACCGCGACCTGAGCTGGCAGGATTATGTGCTCGACGCCAAACTGCGTCAGGTGGTGGCGATGGCGCTGGATAGCAGCCGCGACTTGCGGGAAGCGGTAGCCAGCGTGAAGTCGGCGCATGCGCAATATGGCGAAGAGCGCGCCAATCTGTTCCCGACCATCAGCGCCGGCGTGAGCGGCACGCGTTCACGCGCGTTAACCGGCGAAGGCAATCAAACCGCCATCAGCAACAGCTATTCGGCGGAAGGCAGCGTCAGTGCGTTTGAACTCGATCTGTTCGGCAAAAACCAAAGCCTGACGCGCGAACAGTATGAAACCTACCTCGGCACGCTGCAGGGCGCTCGCAGTACGCGCTTGACGGTGTTGTACAACACGGTGGATTACTGGCTGCAACTCGCTGCCGATCGCAGCAATCTGGCGATTGCCAAAGAGACCGCCGAGAGCGCACGTCAATCGTGGCAGGTGACGCGTAAGCAGATGGAAAACGGCATCGCTTCGATGGTGGATGTCTCGTCTGCGGAAACTACCTACCAATCTGCGCAGGCCGATGTTGCCAGTTACACCACGCTGGTGGCGCAGGATAAAAATGCGCTGGATTTGGTGGTGGGCCGCAGCGTGCCGGATAATCTGCTGCCTGACAGCATTGAGTCGATCGGTAACGCACTGCGTGAGGTGCCTGCGGGTGTCTCATCGGATGCGTTGCTGAATCGCCCTGATGTGTTGCAAGCCGAGCACAATCTCAAGTCTGCCAACGCCAGTATTGGCGCGGCGCGTGCCAACTTCTTCCCGAGCATTACGCTGACGGGCAGCGGCGGCGTCGGCAGTGCCGATCTCTCGACGCTGTTTAAAAACGGGGCGGGCATTTGGTCGTTTGCGCCGAGCATTTCGCTGCCGATTTTTCAGGGCGGCTACAATGTTTCTTACCTGAAATACACCAAAGCACAGAAACAATATTACGTGGCGGCGTATGAGAAAGCGGTGCAAACCGCCTTCCAGGAAGTGGCGGATGCGCTGGCGCGTCGCGGCACCATCAACGATCAGCTCAGCAGTCAGCGGAGTAATGTGGCGGCATCGCAAACCTATTACCATCTGGCGGATCTGCGCTATCGCAACGGCGTTGATACCTATCTCAATGCCTTGACTGCGCAGCGCACGCTGTACAGCGCCCGCACCAGTCTGGTGAGTACGCAGCAAGCTTATTACCTGAATTTAATCACTTTCTATAAAGTGATGGGCGGCGGCACGGCGTTGAAAGAATCTGAAATAATGAGCACGCAATAA
- a CDS encoding TetR/AcrR family transcriptional regulator: MVSHRIRIAYDDAIKTIIFFGANVSHSEHDEFFLQRQQQIINAAKVCFSRSGFHGASMADISRESALGAGQIYRYFSSKELIVTETIKSIAHNWRLFLVQHLSAQQSTQDIINADSPFWQHWPSQDRKLLLEMYSEASRNESVRTVLAQQEQLLLAELEVRYAAQTPEINATQRANRIQFLLLLVDGVACRAFGDSDLDQHEMQRVNGILSQHLFG, from the coding sequence ATGGTTTCTCACCGGATACGCATCGCGTATGATGACGCGATTAAAACGATAATTTTCTTCGGAGCCAATGTGAGTCACTCTGAACATGACGAATTCTTTTTGCAGCGTCAGCAGCAGATTATTAATGCGGCAAAAGTCTGTTTCAGTCGCTCCGGATTTCATGGCGCCAGCATGGCGGATATTAGCCGTGAATCTGCGTTAGGGGCAGGGCAAATATATCGTTACTTCAGCAGTAAAGAGCTTATTGTCACGGAAACAATCAAAAGCATCGCGCACAACTGGCGCCTGTTTTTAGTACAGCATTTATCCGCACAACAATCGACGCAGGATATTATCAACGCGGATTCGCCATTCTGGCAGCATTGGCCAAGTCAGGACCGGAAATTATTACTGGAAATGTATTCTGAGGCGTCGCGTAATGAGTCGGTGCGTACCGTTCTGGCCCAGCAAGAGCAATTATTACTCGCCGAATTAGAGGTGCGTTATGCCGCACAAACACCTGAAATCAACGCAACGCAACGTGCCAACCGCATTCAATTTTTATTGCTGCTGGTGGATGGCGTCGCCTGTCGCGCCTTTGGCGATAGCGACCTTGATCAACATGAAATGCAGCGCGTGAACGGCATTCTTAGCCAGCATCTATTCGGTTGA
- a CDS encoding TetR/AcrR family transcriptional regulator: MNRSEQILAAAEQCMRQKGFHQTSIQNIATQADVSIGLIYKYYKNKEAIIEALVTSVVQRMITLLNADFERIAHMQGHYHEAEDIVPAAVENSIILLMEVSSEATRNNRIQQIMFDAWHQLKNNFIAQEQALHPGQDANAIHTRLYVMSLIIDGIIIRRCMKQRDIAPGFMPFFNAVVNDVYPHSAA; this comes from the coding sequence ATGAACCGAAGCGAACAGATCCTGGCAGCCGCCGAGCAGTGTATGCGGCAAAAAGGTTTTCACCAGACGTCGATTCAGAATATTGCTACTCAGGCCGATGTCAGCATCGGTTTAATTTATAAATATTATAAAAACAAAGAGGCGATCATTGAGGCATTAGTCACCAGTGTGGTGCAGCGGATGATCACCTTGCTGAATGCCGACTTTGAACGTATCGCGCATATGCAGGGACATTATCATGAAGCGGAAGATATTGTGCCGGCGGCCGTGGAAAACAGTATTATTTTGCTGATGGAAGTGTCGTCTGAAGCCACGCGGAATAATCGCATCCAGCAAATTATGTTCGATGCCTGGCATCAACTTAAAAATAACTTCATTGCGCAGGAGCAGGCGCTGCATCCTGGACAAGACGCCAATGCTATTCACACCCGCTTATATGTGATGTCGCTGATTATTGACGGCATCATTATTCGCCGCTGCATGAAGCAGCGCGATATCGCACCAGGCTTTATGCCGTTTTTCAATGCGGTGGTCAATGACGTCTACCCGCACAGTGCTGCCTAA